Proteins encoded in a region of the Zea mays cultivar B73 chromosome 2, Zm-B73-REFERENCE-NAM-5.0, whole genome shotgun sequence genome:
- the LOC100284600 gene encoding Transcription factor MYB96, which yields MARPPCCDKEGVKKGPWTPEEDLVLVSYIQDHGPGNWRAVPTRTGLMRCSKSCRLRWTNYLRPGIRRGNFTEQEEKLIVHLQALLGNRWAAIASYLPERTDNDVKNYWNTHLKRKLQAGSGDGDGDGAAKPPAHRPPPSNSKGQWERRLQTDINLARRALREALTPLGDLKPQPQRDGGGDSPASTSSSQCSPPPAPAAAGPYVLTADTVSRMLDGWAGLNGKRRGGAPGTPGGAETASTGSSSEVSYGGGTAVVAPAAGGPVFEYETKPPAAPFQLMMPLSAIESWLFDDDTHFHRPVQSASLLDAAPMDYYLL from the exons ATGGCGAGGCCGCCGTGCTGCGACAAGGAGGGCGTCAAGAAGGGCCCGTGGACGCCGGAGGAGGACCTCGTCCTCGTCTCCTACATCCAGGACCACGGCCCCGGCAACTGGCGCGCCGTCCCCACCAGAACCG GGCTGATGCGGTGCAGCAAGAGCTGCCGGCTTCGGTGGACCAACTACCTCCGGCCGGGCATCAGGCGCGGCAACTTCACGGAGCAGGAGGagaagctcatcgtccacctccaGGCCCTCCTCGGCAACAG GTGGGCGGCCATCGCGTCGTACCTGCCGGAGCGGACGGACAACGACGTCAAGAACTACTGGAACACGCACCTCAAGCGCAAGCTGCAGGccggcagcggcgacggcgacggcgacggggcGGCCAAGCCGCCGGCGCACAGGCCGCCGCCGTCCAACTCCAAGGGGCAGTGGGAGAGGAGGCTGCAGACGGACATCAACCTGGCGCGCCGCGCGCTCCGCGAGGCGCTCACCCCGCTCGGCGACCTCAAGCCGCAGCCGCAGCGCGACGGCGGCGGTGACAGCCCGGCCTCGACCTCGTCGTCGCAGTGCTCCCCGCCGCCAGCGCCTGCCGCCGCGGGGCCGTACGTTCTCACCGCGGACACCGTCTCGCGGATGCTGGACGGATGGGCCGGCTTGAACGGGAAGCGCCGCGGCGGGGCTCCGGGCACGCCCGGCGGCGCCGAGACCGCGTCCACCGGGTCCTCCTCGGAGGTGTCGTACGGCGGTGGCACCGCCGTCGTCGCGCCGGCCGCTGGTGGCCCGGTGTTCGAGTACGAGACGAAGCCGCCGGCCGCGCCGTTCCAGCTGATGATGCCGCTGTCTGCGATCGAGTCGTGGCTGTTCGACGACGACACCCACTTCCACCGTCCTGTCCAGAGCGCCAGCTTGCTGGACGCCGCCCCCATGGATTATTACCTGTTGTAG